In Actinoplanes octamycinicus, the genomic window TCACCCGGTTCTCGATCTGGATCTTCTCGCGCATCTCCCGGCGGCGCAGCTGGCGGTAGAGCACCTTCTTGACGTCGCGGCCCTCCGGCATCGGCAGCACGTACCGGCCGGAGCGGTGCACCTGGCGAACCGCGTACTCGCCGTACTCGTCCTTCTCGAACTTGACGCCGTAGCGCTCCAGGCGCTGCACCATGGCGTGCCCGCGGGTCGCGGTCTGGTGCACGGTGCGCTGGTTGACGATGCCGTCGTTGGCCCGGGTGATCTCCCGGACGTAGTCCTCCGGGGTGGCCTTGCCCGGGATGACCGCGTTGTTCACCCCGTCCATCCCCATCGCCAGGGCGCCGGAGTGCCGGACGTGCGCCTTCTCCAGCAGCAGCACCCGGGCGCCGTGCTCGGCGGCGGACAGCGCGGCCATCGTGCCGGCCGTGCCGCCGCCGATCACCAGGACGTCGGTTTCCAGTTCGCGGGTCACGCGGCGTTCCTCTCGAAGAGCGCGGCGAGCAACTCGTCCCGGGCCTCGCGGACCAGGGGAGTGCCGCGGGTGGCCGGGTCCCGGGGCTCCGGGACCTCGACCAGGGTGCGGATGCCGGCCGGGGTCAGTACGGCCACCCGGTCGGCCACGAACAGCGCCTCGTCGACGTCGTGCGTGACGAAGACGACGGTGGCCGCGGTGCTGCTCAGCACGTCGGCGAGCAGCCGCTGCATGGCGCCGCGGGTCTGCGCGTCCAGGGCGCCGAACGGCTCGTCCATCAGCACCGCGCGCGGCTCACCGGCCAGCGTGCGGGCCAGCTGGACGCGCTGGCGCATGCCGCCGGAGAGCTGGGCCGGCAGCCGGTCGGCCTGATCGGCCAGGCCGACCCGGTCCAGCCACTGCTCGGCGCGCGCCCGGCGGTCGGTGCGGGACAGGGCGCGGATCGCCAGCGGCAGCTCCACGTTGCGGCGCACCGAGCGCCACGGCAGCAGGGCGTCGTCCTGGAACATCAGGGCCCGGTCCGGGGACGGGGCGAAGATCGGCTTGTCGTCCGCGAACAGCGTGCCGTCCTGCACCCGGAGCAGCCCGGCGATGCTGCGCAGCAGGGTGGACTTGCCGCAGCCGGACGCGCCGAGGACGGCGAAGACCTCGCCCGGGCGTACCTCGAAGGAGAGGTCTCGCACCACCAGCCGTGAGCCGTGGCCCAAGCTGACCCGGTCGGCGCGCAGCGCCAGGCCGCTCATCGTTCCTCCCTGAGGTGTTTCGGCAGCCACCGGGTGACCCGGCGGCCGAGCAGCTCGACCGTCCCGGCGGTGGCCCAGCCCAGCACGCCGATCGTGATCATCCCGACCAGGACGGCGGGGTAGTCGACGATCGTGTAGGCGTGCCAGGTGCGGTAGCCGACCCCGAAGTCGCCGGAGATCATCTCGGCGGAGATCACGCAGATCCAGGCGACGCCCATCCCGACCGACAGGCCGCCGAAGACACCCGGCAGGGCGCCCGGCAGCACCACGCTGACCAGCACCCGCCAGCGGCTGCCGCCCATCGTGCGGACCGCGTCCTCCCAGACCGTCGGCAGGGCGCGGACCGCGTGCCGGGTGCTGACCAGGATCGGGAAGAACGCGGCGGTGCAGGTGATGAAGACGATGCCCTGCTCGTTCTGCGGGAAGATCAGGATGGCGACCGGGACCAGGGCGATCGCCGGGATCGGGCGGACCACCTCGAAGAGCGGCTGCAGCAGGTCGGCCAGCAGCCAGGAGCGGGCGACCGCGATGCCGGCGCCGATGCCCAGCACCGCGGCCAGGGCGAAACCGGTCAGGATGCGGACCAGGCTCTGCGCGATGTCCTGGTAGAAGACCGGCTCGCGGAGCAGGGTGGTGAGCTGGTCGGCCACCTCGAGCGAGGTGGGCAGGCGGTCGAAGCGGAGCCAGAGGTCGATGTCGGCGGCGGTCAGCCACTGCCAGAGCAGTAACGCGGTGATCAGGGACGCCGCGCGGAGGAGCCAGCGGAGTCGGGGGCGTCTCCGACTGGTCCGGAAAAGTGGCTTGATAGCGGTCAGGGTGGTCATGCGGCGGCCACTGCCTGGGCGTAGGTGATGACGGTGCCTTTTCCGTATCTGTTCGCTCCGGCCCGCGTCGTGAAGGGGAGCAAGCGAGCGCCGTCCTGGACCCAGACGCTCTTGTCGGCGAACCAGCGGGTGCCGGTGGCGGTGTCCGGGACGTAGGCGGCCCGTACCTTCTTGCCGGACTTTTCGGCATTTTTGATCGCGCGCAGCAGGCAGGTCGGGTCGGCGGCCGGCTGCGTGACCTCCTCACCGGTGAGCCAGAGCTCGCCCGCACCGCCGCCGACCGGCGTCTTGCAGATCGGATCGATTCCGGACAGGACCGCGCCGTTCGACCCGGTGACCTCCGGCAGGTAGGAATCGTCGATGAACGCGTCCAGATCGATGCCCTGCAGCACCCCGATCGACTTCAGGAACGGGACGTCGTTCCGCAGGGCCTGCGTCAGCGAGGACTTCAACGGCAGCTCGAAGGTGGCGATCCCGTTCGCGCCGTTGTAGAGATAGACCACCTCGGCGGGCAGCCCGGTCTGCTCAGCGACGATCTCCGCGGCCTTCAGCGGCTGCTGCCAGAGGAATGCGGTGGCGTCCTGCTGCGCCTTGAGGAACGCCTTGACCACGTCCGGGTGGTCGGTGGCGTACTGCTGGCGGACCACGGTGCCGTGCAACGTCGGCACGTTCAGCTCGCCGCCGTCGTAGAGCACCTCCGCCTCGCCGCGGTTGACCAGCAGGCCCGGCCAGGCGACGAACTGCGACAGCGCGGCCACGTTCCCGGACTGCAGGGCCGAGGCGCCGACCGGCGGCTGCTGGTTCTCCACCTTGACGTCCTTCTCCGGGTCCACGCCGGCCTTGCGCAGCGCCTGCACCAGCAGACCGTGCGCGGCCGAGCCGACACTGGTGGAGACGGTCTTGCCGCGCAGGTCGGCCAGACTCCTGATCGGCGAGCCGGGCGCGACCACCACGGTGTTCAGCGCGCCGTGCGGGTTGTAGCCGGTGATCGCGATCATCTTGGTCCGGGTCTGCTCGGACTGCTGCCCGTGCGACCCGTTGATCAGCAGCGGGTAGTCGCCCATCGAGCCGATGTCGATCTTCCCGGCCATCATCTGCGCGGTGATCGGCGCGCCGGTGTCGTAGTCCTGCCAGACCACGCTGACCTTCCGGCCGGTCTCGGCCAGCCGCTTCTCCAGGAAGCCCTGCGCGCGCAGCAGCGTCCCGGCCGTGACCGTGTTGATCGTCTTGGACTGGTAGCCGACGACGAGCACCTCGGCGCCGTCCTCGGCCGCGTTCCCCGCCACCGTGCAACCCGCGCTCAGGGCCAGGACCAGCGCGGCGATCCCGGCGCCGGCCGCTCGCGAGAACTTCGCGGCGCCGCGGCGGGCCGCATCGTCCGTCGCCGGCCTCATCGGATCAGCACCGGCATGTTGACGGTGACCGCGCCGGTGGGGCAGCGGGCCGCGCACGGCCCGCAATACCAGCATTCATCCACGTGCATGTAGGCCTTGCTGGTCTCCGGGTCGATCGCCAGGGAGTCCAACGGGCACATGTCGACGCAGAGGGTGCACTCGTCGATGCAGAGGCTCTTGTCGATCGTCACCGGAACGTCGACCCGCTGGTTGACCAGCGCCATAATGCCCTCCTGAGCTTTCGTGTTCCATCGTTGTCAAGATCAACTTCAAGATCGGGAGATCCCTGACTCGGATCCGCGCTGATCACTGATCGCCGCTCCCGCCAGGGACCCTTCCGGGCCGGGCTGGCCGCTACGCGTCCAGAACGCCCGGCCCTCCAGGGCGACGCCCGTGGCTGGTCACGATCCGCCAACCCCCAACCCCGCGATGCCCGCCCCACCCCGGGACCGCCACGCGCCTCCCGGCAGTCCGGCTGGCCGTCACGGGTGCCTCAACCCTGCTGAGACACCTCCCAGGCCCAGCCGGTCGACCGCGACGCGCGCTGCGGCCCGGACCGCGACGCGCCTCGCGGTGGGTCCGGCTGGCCGTCACGGGTGTCTCAACCCTGCTGAAACACCTCCCAGGCCCAGCCGGTCGACCGCGACGCGCGCTGCGGCCCGGACCGCGACGCGCCTCGCGGTGGGTCCGGCTGGCCGTCACGGGTGCCTCAACCCTGCTGAGGCACCTCCCACGCCCAGCCGGCTGACCGGGACATGGACCGGTGACCCGATGCCGCTCGGTCCGGGATCGTCCGGGCGGAGGTGGCTGGGTGACGGGGTCAGCCGGCGCGGGGCTGCGAGTCCGGTGGGGTGGCGGTGAGGTGGGCCGGGGTGGTGCGGCGTAGCTGGGTCTGCAGGGTGAGGCGGTCGCCGCGGAAGCGGATCCACTCCAGGTCGACCGGGCGCCCGTCGGCCAGGTGGGTGACCCGCTCGACCATGAGCAGGGCGGCCCGGTCGGTCACGTCGAGCAGGGCGGCGCAGTGCGGGTCCGCGTTGACCGCTTCGACGCTGACGTCGGCGTGCCCGAGGCTCTGCCCGGTCAGCTCCTCGATCAGCACGAACACGTCGCGGTGTGCCAGGTCCTCGCCGAGCAGCGGGACCCCGATGTCCTGCGGCAGGTAGGTCAGGTCGAGCGAGACCGGCACCCCGTTCAGGCTGCGGACCCGTTCCAGGTAGACCACCTGCTCGCCGTCCGGTACCCGCAGCCGCCGGGCCACCACGGCCGGCGGGTGGATCACGGTCAGCGTGCGTACCTGGTTGGTGATCTCGCCGTGCTCGTGCAGCGTCTCGGCGAGCCCGGCCAGCCGGTTCAGCCCGTGCCCGTACTTCCCGGAGACGACCAGCGTGCCCACGCCGGGCAGCCGTTCCACCAGGCCTTCGGCGGCCAGCAGCCCGAGCGCCTCGCGCACGGTGTTGCGGGAGGCGGCGTAGTCCCGGCACAGCATCGACTCGCCGGGCAGCGCCCCGTCCCCGAACGCCCCACCGAGCACCTGATGGCGCAGCACGTCGGCGACCTGCCGGGCGCGGTCGGCCCGGCGGCGGCGCGCCTCGGTCAGCGCCGTCGTCTGCGGTTGCGGTGTCATCCCCTCCACGCCGTGAAACCTATTAACCTCATAGGAAAAGTGGAAGAGGCATGCGCCTGCGCCACCTTTGTGCCCCGTCGTCGCGTCGATGACCAGCGCAAATGCTCGTCTCCGTGGTAGTTGCGCCGCGAAAGACGTCCGCATGCTGGAACCAGTCAGCCCACCGGATGTCACCAGGTCACCGAGGCGCAACCGAAGGTTGCGCTTTGGAGGGGATCGGCCTACCGTAAGCCGCAACAAAAGGTTGCGGGAGGGTGTTGTGGAGCTGGGGACCATCGAGCGGGAGATCTACATCGACGCCACGCCTGAGGTGGTGTTCGACGTGGTCAGCAGTCCGGAACATGTCAAGGGGTGGTGGCCGGACGACGCGGACTACGACCCGGTGCCCGGCGGCGCCGGCACGATCAGGTTCGGTGACTGTGCCGCCGGGGGGAAGGTCGAGCAGTTCAGCGTGGTCGACGCGATCCCGCCGAAGCTGTTCGCCTTCCGCTGGACCCACGAGCTGGGTGAGCCGGCCACCGAGGGGAACTCGCTGCTGGTCACCTTCGAGCTGACGCCGTCCGGGAGCGGCACGCTGCTGCGGATGACCGAGACCGGCTTCCGGGAGCGCGGCTGGTCGCAGGCCGTGCTGGAGCAGTGCTACCGGGAGCATGTCACCGGCTGGGACCACTTCCTGCCGCGGATCGCACCCTACGCCGCCACGCTGCGGGGCCGGGCGTGACCACCGCGGTCGACGACGATCTCTGGTCGGCGATCGGCGACCCGACCCGCCGCCGGATGCTCGACCTGCTGCTCGCCGACGGCGAGGGCACCGCCACCACGCTCAGCCAGCAGATGACCGTCACCCGTCAGGCGATCGCCAAGCACCTCGCCGTCCTCGACCGGGTCGGCCTGGTCCAGGGCACCCCCACCGGCCGGGAGAGGCGGTACCGCGTGGACGACCAGCAACTGGCCCGAGCCGTCGCGCAGCTCACCTCGGTGGGCTCCGCCTGGGACGCCCGCCTGCGCCGCATCAAGCGCATCGCCGAGGCCGTGCAGAAGACCAAGAATCCTTAAGACCGATTTCGGTACGCGGAAAGCACCGTGGCGCCGGGGCGATCCAGGCCCCGGCCCCGCGGCGTCCCGTGATCGACGGTGGTCAGTCCAGGCAGAACTCGTTGCCCTCGGGATCCGTCATCACGATGTGTCCGGCCTCCAGCGGCGGCGCCGGCTCCCGCCGGTTCACCCGGGTGGCGCCGAGCCCGATCAGCCGCGCCGCCTCCGCCTCCAGGGCCGCCATCCGCTCGTCCCCGGTGAGCCCGGGCGCCACGCGCACGTCGAGATGCACCCGGTTCTTGGCGGCCTTCCCCTCCGGAACCCGCTGGAAGAACACCCGCGGCCCGGCGCCTTTCGGGTCGACCACCGCGTTGGCGTCGTTGTGGCGCTCCGGCGGAATGTTCATCGCCTCCAGGGCCTGCACCCACGAGTCGAACCCGGGCGGCGGCCCCTGCGTCTCATAGCCGAGCGCCTCCGCCCAGAACCCGGCCAGCCCCAGCGGGTCAGCGCAGTCGATCGTGATCTGAACCTCACGTGCAGTCTCAGGACTCATCCGGCAAGCCTCCCGCACATTGCGGCCACCTCCTGTCCTGAAGCCGAGAATCGTCGAGGGGCTGGGCGTGACGGGTGTTTCGGGGGTCGTGAGGCACCCGTGGGAGCCAGCCGGAGTGCCGCGAGGCGCGCTGCGGTCCGGGCCAAGAGCGCGTGTCGCGGTGCTGGGCTGGGCGTGACGGGTGTTTCGCGGGGTGTGAGGGACCCGTGAGAGCCAGCCGGGCTGCCGGGAGGCGCGCTGCGGTCCGGGGGCCAGCGCGTGTCGCGGTGGTGGGCTGGGCGTGACGGGTGTTTCGGGGGGTGTGAGGGACCCGTGGGGGCCAGCCGGACTGCCGGGAGGCGCGCTGCGGTCGGGGCCACGAGCGTGCCTCGCGGTGCGGGCGGCGGACCCGCACGACGCGCGTGGCGGTCGTGCGGGGGCCGGGCCTCGCGGGCCGGCTGCCACGGGGCTCCGAGTCGTACCGGAAAAGGAACCTGGAACGGGCGAGGCGGCGTCGCGGCAGCGGGGATGGTGGTCAGGCGGCCGGCGGGCCGACGTGGTCGTCGAGCCAGTGGCGCAGCGGCAGGCTCCCGCGGAGGAAGTCGACGATCTTCTTCTGCGCGGCGGCGGTGCCCAGCCACGCGGCCGGCGGCCACTCCTTCCAGGTGATCAGGCCCTTGTGGCGGAGCAGCTCGATCCGCGGATGATCTTTCGGGTAGCCGCGCGGCGCGGTCTTCAGGGTGCCGTGCCCCTGGACGCCGAAACCGGCCTTCTCAATCCGGGCGATGACCTCGGTCAACTCGGCGCCGGTCCGGTCGTCCACGACGGCCCGCCGATAGCGGTCCAGCTGAGCGGGGTCCATCTGGTAGTACCCGGACCCGGCCGCCAGCCCGTCCGCGGACAGTTGCAGGTAGCCGCCCGCGTTCAGCCACGCCCCCAGATGCGTCTTGTAGGGCGACTTGTCCTTGCTGAACCGCACGTCCCGGTACGGCCGGAAGATCTTGCCCGGACCGAACTCCGGCTCCAGCGCCGCCAGCAGCTCCTCCATCGGGCCGCGCACCCGGGTCTCGTAGAACTCGAGGTGCTTGGTCCAGTACGTCTTCGAGTTGTCGGCGGCGAGGCCCTCGTAGAACTCGAGCGCCTCCGCCGGCCAGCCGCGGAACGTCATGGGTGTAAAGGTATGGCATGTTCACGGTCTTCCTCGTCGCGCTGTGCCTGCGCCCGGCGATCACCGCGGTGGGCCCGCTGCTGCCGCAGATCGGCGTGGCCGAGGGGCTGGGGGAGACCGCGCAGGGCGTGCTCGGCGCGCTGCCGCTGCTGGCGTTCGCCGCGGTGTCACCGCAGGTGCACCGGCTGTCCGGGCGGCTCGGGATGGAGCGCGCGGTGCTGGTGGCGCTGCTGGTGCTGGCTGCCGGGGGGATCGTCCGGTCGTACACCGGGCCTGCCGGGCTGTGGGCCGGCACGCTGATCGTCGGCTGTGCGATCGCGGTCGGCAACGTGCTGGTCCCGGCGATCGTGAAGCGTGACTTCGCGAGCAACGTGTCCCGGGCGACCGGGGTCTACACGGCCTGCCTGACCCTCGCCGCGGCGACCGCCTCGGCGGTGGCGGTGCCGCTGGCCGACGCGGCCGACTGGCGGCTGTCGCTGGCGGTCTGGTCCGGGCCGGCGCTGGCCGTGGCCGTGGCGTGGGCTCCGCGCGCTCGTCACCCGACACCCCATGTCACGAAAAATCCGGCAAGAGTCTGGCGGCAGCCACACGCCTGGGCGCTGACCGCCTTCATGGGGTTGCAGTCGACCACGTTCTACCTGCTGGTCACCTGGCTGCCGACGATCGAGATCGCGGACGGCGTCCCGGAGCGGACCGCCGGCCTGCACCTGTTCGTCTACCAGGGGATGGGCATCGTCGGCGGGCTGACCATCCCGCTGCTGCTGCGCGACCCGCGGCGGCGGATCGCCGGCGCGGTCACCTCCAGCGTCCCGGTGCTGGTCGCCGTGCTCGGCCTGCTGTTCGCCCCGGCGCTGACCGTGCTCTGGGTGGTGGTCGCCGGCCTCGGCCAGGGCGCCGCGCTGGTCGCCGCCCTGACCCTGATCACCCTGGGCGGGCGCACCCCGGCCGAGACCACCAAGCTGTCCGGGATGGCGCAGTCGCTGGGCTACCTGCTGGCGGCGACCGGCCCGGTGCTCGCCGGGCTGCTGGCCGAGCGGACCGGCGGCTGGACCGCGAGCCTGGTGGCGGTCGCCGTGCTGGCGTTGCTCCAGCTGACCGCCGCGGCGGTGGCCGGCCGCGGCGACCGCCGGCGCCACGAGCTGGTGACCGCCGCCGGTTAGTGCGACGGCAGGCCGAGCCGCTCCAGGATCTCCCGGAGCCGGTGCCGGCCGGCCATCGACTCCGGGCCGCGCAGCCGGGCCAGCACCCGGTCGCTCCAGCCGCCGGCCAGGCCGTACCTCTCGTTGTAGGCGGCCAGCCGCGCGTCGTAGGCCGGGATGTGCGCGTCCGCCTCGTCGGCCCGGTAGACCTCGTGGTGCAGGACCGCCGCCTGCGGCAGCCGCGGTTTCACCCCGGCCGGCTCGTCCGGGTCCGGCGTGCCGACGGCCAGGCCGAAGGCGGCCACCGTGTGCGGCGGCAGCCGCAGCTCGGCGGCGATCTCCTCGGGGTGGTTGCGGACGCCGCCGACGAAGACCGAGCCGAGGCCCAGCGACTCGGCGGCGAGCACCGCGTTCTGCGCCGCGAGTGCCGCGTCCACGAAGGTGAGCACGGTGCTCTCCAGGTAGTCCGCGGCCTCGACCGCGGTGCCGGCGCGCCGGGCCAGCCGGCGGGCCCGGTCCAGGTCGGCGATCCAGACCAGGAAGAGCGGGGCCTGGGCGATGAACGCCTGGTTGCCGGCCAGGGCGGCGAGCCGGGCCCGGCGGTCCGGGTCGCGGACCGCGACCACGCTCCAGGCCTGCAGGTTCGACGAGGTGGGGGCGGACTGCGCGGCGGCGACCAGCGCGGTCAGCTCGTCGGCGGTGACGTCGCGGCCGGTGAAGCGGCGCACCGAGCGGCGGGCCAGTTGCAGCCGCAGCGTGTCGGTGAGCACGCCGAGGCGGGCTTCGGGGTCGCCGTAGCGGGCGGTGGTGAGCAGGTCGGACACGGGCACTCCTTGCGTCGGGCGGCTTCCATATATTAGCTATAGAGTGAATAGGAAATACGCCGGGAGGCCGCTGATGAGTTCCGAATTCCTCTGGTACATCCCCAACCAGGACCGTCCCGGACACCGCGGCGACGACGTGGTCGCCGGGCACAACAGCCTGGACACCCTGACCAGCCACGCGCTCGCCTGCGAGCAGCACGGCTGGGGCGGCGCGCTGATCGGCACCGGCTGGGGCCGCCCGGACACCTTCACCGTGGCCACCACGCTGGCCGCCCGCACCACCACGTTCCAGCCGCTGATCGCGGCCCGCCCGGGTTACTGGCGGCCGGCCCACTTCGCCTCGTCCGCGGCCACCCTGCAGCACCTCACCGGCGGCCGGGTGCTGATCAACATCGTGTCCGGCAAGGACAATCTGGCCGCCTACGGCGACACCGAGGGGGACCAGGCCCATCGGTACGGCCGGACGCGCGAGTTCCTGCGCATCGTGCGCCGGCTCTGGACCGAGGAGAACGTCACCTACCAGGGCGAGCACTTCCAGGTCACCGACGCCACCGTGGTGCCCCGGCTGGCCAAGCCGCCACGGCTGTACTTCGGCGGCGCCTCGCCGGCCGCCGAGCGGGTCGCCGCGGCGGAGGCGGACGTCCAACTGTTCTGGGGCGAGCCGCTGGACGGCGTACGGGAAAGGATCGACCGTCTCCGGCAGCTCAGCCGTGAGCTGGGCCGCGAGCATCCGCCCCTGGAATTCGGCCTGCGGGTGACCACGCTGGTCCGGGACACCACCGAGCAGGCCTGGGCGGACGCCGAGGCGAAGGTCGCCGAGATGGCCCGCACGGTCCAGGCCGACCCGATCCGCAAGGGCGCGGTCGGGCAGCAGCGGCTGCTCGACCTGGCCGAGCGCGGCGAGGTCCTGGACGACAACCTCTACACCGCGCCGGGCCGGTTCGGTGGCGGCGGCGCCGGCACCACCTGGCTGGTCGGCTCGGCGCAGGACGTGGCCAAGTCCCTGCGGAAATACCAGGACCTGGGGATCAGTCACTTCGTGCTGTCCGACACGCCCTACCTCCCGGAGATCAGAAGGCAGGGCGATCAGCTGCTGCCGCTGCTCAGAGCCTGAAGCCGGCGACCAGTTCGCGCAGCTCGCTGCTGGTCCGGGCCAGGTTGGCCGCGTTCTGCTGTGCCTGGTTGACCACCGCGGTGGTGGTGCCGACCGCGGTCGCCACCCCGGCGATGCTGGTGGCGATCGACGTGCTGCTGTCCGCCACCTCGGCCACGTTGCGGCCCATCTCGCTGGTCGTGGCGGTCTGCTCCTCGACGGCCGCCGCGATCAGCGTCTGGAAGTCGCTGATCCGGGAGACCACCTCGCCGATCTGCCCGATCGCGCCGACCGCGTCCGCCGAGTCGGCCTGGATCGCCTGGACCAGCCGGCTGATCTCGTCGGTCGCCTTCGCGGTCTCCTGGGACAGCTCCTTCACCTCGCCGGCCACCACCGCGAAGCCCTTGCCCAGCTCACCGGCGCGGGCCGCCTCGATGGTCGCGTTCAGCGCGAGCAGGTTCGTCTGCTCGGCGATCGCGGTGATCATCGCGACCACCTTGCTGATCTCCGCGGACGACTCGCCCAGCTTGCCGACGGTCTGGTTGGTGCGGTCCACCACGCCGACCGCCTCGCCGGCCACCTTGGCGGCCTCGCCGGCGTTGCGGGCGATCTCGTCGATCGCCTGGGTCATCTCCGAGCTGCCGGCCTGCAGGGTCTGCACGTTGCCGGAGACGTGGTCGGCCGAGCCGGCCACGGCGGTGGCCTGGGAGTCCATCTCGGCGCTCGCCGCGGCGATCCGCGCGGACACCTCGGACAGCTCGCCGGAGGCGGTGGAGACGGTGCCGGCGTGCCCGGCGATCGCCGACATCGTCGCGCTGAGCGACTCGGCGGTCCGGTTCACCGCCGCACCGAGGCGGCCCAGCTCGTCCTTGCGGTCCAGCTCGACGCGCACGGTCAGATCCCGCTCGGCGAGTCGCTTGAGCGCCTCGACCACCCGGGCCAGCGGGCCGGTCACCGATCGGGTCACCCAGATGCCCATCAGCACCGCCAGCACCACCGCCAGGGCCAGTGCGATGGCGAGCATGCGCAGCGCGGCGTCGCGGATCCGCTGCACCTCCGCGCGCAGCGCGTCGGCCCGGGCGTTGACCGATTCGTCCAGGGCCGCGGTCACATCCAGGACTTTTCCGTACGCGGCCCCGGCGTCCCCGCCGTTGATGCTGTCCA contains:
- a CDS encoding 4Fe-4S dicluster domain-containing protein — encoded protein: MALVNQRVDVPVTIDKSLCIDECTLCVDMCPLDSLAIDPETSKAYMHVDECWYCGPCAARCPTGAVTVNMPVLIR
- a CDS encoding SRPBCC domain-containing protein, producing the protein MELGTIEREIYIDATPEVVFDVVSSPEHVKGWWPDDADYDPVPGGAGTIRFGDCAAGGKVEQFSVVDAIPPKLFAFRWTHELGEPATEGNSLLVTFELTPSGSGTLLRMTETGFRERGWSQAVLEQCYREHVTGWDHFLPRIAPYAATLRGRA
- a CDS encoding LLM class flavin-dependent oxidoreductase, which produces MSSEFLWYIPNQDRPGHRGDDVVAGHNSLDTLTSHALACEQHGWGGALIGTGWGRPDTFTVATTLAARTTTFQPLIAARPGYWRPAHFASSAATLQHLTGGRVLINIVSGKDNLAAYGDTEGDQAHRYGRTREFLRIVRRLWTEENVTYQGEHFQVTDATVVPRLAKPPRLYFGGASPAAERVAAAEADVQLFWGEPLDGVRERIDRLRQLSRELGREHPPLEFGLRVTTLVRDTTEQAWADAEAKVAEMARTVQADPIRKGAVGQQRLLDLAERGEVLDDNLYTAPGRFGGGGAGTTWLVGSAQDVAKSLRKYQDLGISHFVLSDTPYLPEIRRQGDQLLPLLRA
- a CDS encoding MFS transporter, with the translated sequence MFTVFLVALCLRPAITAVGPLLPQIGVAEGLGETAQGVLGALPLLAFAAVSPQVHRLSGRLGMERAVLVALLVLAAGGIVRSYTGPAGLWAGTLIVGCAIAVGNVLVPAIVKRDFASNVSRATGVYTACLTLAAATASAVAVPLADAADWRLSLAVWSGPALAVAVAWAPRARHPTPHVTKNPARVWRQPHAWALTAFMGLQSTTFYLLVTWLPTIEIADGVPERTAGLHLFVYQGMGIVGGLTIPLLLRDPRRRIAGAVTSSVPVLVAVLGLLFAPALTVLWVVVAGLGQGAALVAALTLITLGGRTPAETTKLSGMAQSLGYLLAATGPVLAGLLAERTGGWTASLVAVAVLALLQLTAAAVAGRGDRRRHELVTAAG
- a CDS encoding DUF2461 domain-containing protein, whose product is MTFRGWPAEALEFYEGLAADNSKTYWTKHLEFYETRVRGPMEELLAALEPEFGPGKIFRPYRDVRFSKDKSPYKTHLGAWLNAGGYLQLSADGLAAGSGYYQMDPAQLDRYRRAVVDDRTGAELTEVIARIEKAGFGVQGHGTLKTAPRGYPKDHPRIELLRHKGLITWKEWPPAAWLGTAAAQKKIVDFLRGSLPLRHWLDDHVGPPAA
- a CDS encoding GntR family transcriptional regulator, which produces MTPQPQTTALTEARRRRADRARQVADVLRHQVLGGAFGDGALPGESMLCRDYAASRNTVREALGLLAAEGLVERLPGVGTLVVSGKYGHGLNRLAGLAETLHEHGEITNQVRTLTVIHPPAVVARRLRVPDGEQVVYLERVRSLNGVPVSLDLTYLPQDIGVPLLGEDLAHRDVFVLIEELTGQSLGHADVSVEAVNADPHCAALLDVTDRAALLMVERVTHLADGRPVDLEWIRFRGDRLTLQTQLRRTTPAHLTATPPDSQPRAG
- a CDS encoding ABC transporter ATP-binding protein, with product MSGLALRADRVSLGHGSRLVVRDLSFEVRPGEVFAVLGASGCGKSTLLRSIAGLLRVQDGTLFADDKPIFAPSPDRALMFQDDALLPWRSVRRNVELPLAIRALSRTDRRARAEQWLDRVGLADQADRLPAQLSGGMRQRVQLARTLAGEPRAVLMDEPFGALDAQTRGAMQRLLADVLSSTAATVVFVTHDVDEALFVADRVAVLTPAGIRTLVEVPEPRDPATRGTPLVREARDELLAALFERNAA
- a CDS encoding ABC transporter substrate-binding protein, which encodes MRPATDDAARRGAAKFSRAAGAGIAALVLALSAGCTVAGNAAEDGAEVLVVGYQSKTINTVTAGTLLRAQGFLEKRLAETGRKVSVVWQDYDTGAPITAQMMAGKIDIGSMGDYPLLINGSHGQQSEQTRTKMIAITGYNPHGALNTVVVAPGSPIRSLADLRGKTVSTSVGSAAHGLLVQALRKAGVDPEKDVKVENQQPPVGASALQSGNVAALSQFVAWPGLLVNRGEAEVLYDGGELNVPTLHGTVVRQQYATDHPDVVKAFLKAQQDATAFLWQQPLKAAEIVAEQTGLPAEVVYLYNGANGIATFELPLKSSLTQALRNDVPFLKSIGVLQGIDLDAFIDDSYLPEVTGSNGAVLSGIDPICKTPVGGGAGELWLTGEEVTQPAADPTCLLRAIKNAEKSGKKVRAAYVPDTATGTRWFADKSVWVQDGARLLPFTTRAGANRYGKGTVITYAQAVAAA
- a CDS encoding ABC transporter permease, giving the protein MTTLTAIKPLFRTSRRRPRLRWLLRAASLITALLLWQWLTAADIDLWLRFDRLPTSLEVADQLTTLLREPVFYQDIAQSLVRILTGFALAAVLGIGAGIAVARSWLLADLLQPLFEVVRPIPAIALVPVAILIFPQNEQGIVFITCTAAFFPILVSTRHAVRALPTVWEDAVRTMGGSRWRVLVSVVLPGALPGVFGGLSVGMGVAWICVISAEMISGDFGVGYRTWHAYTIVDYPAVLVGMITIGVLGWATAGTVELLGRRVTRWLPKHLREER
- a CDS encoding VOC family protein encodes the protein MSPETAREVQITIDCADPLGLAGFWAEALGYETQGPPPGFDSWVQALEAMNIPPERHNDANAVVDPKGAGPRVFFQRVPEGKAAKNRVHLDVRVAPGLTGDERMAALEAEAARLIGLGATRVNRREPAPPLEAGHIVMTDPEGNEFCLD
- a CDS encoding ArsR/SmtB family transcription factor — encoded protein: MTTAVDDDLWSAIGDPTRRRMLDLLLADGEGTATTLSQQMTVTRQAIAKHLAVLDRVGLVQGTPTGRERRYRVDDQQLARAVAQLTSVGSAWDARLRRIKRIAEAVQKTKNP
- a CDS encoding NADPH-dependent oxidoreductase, whose protein sequence is MSDLLTTARYGDPEARLGVLTDTLRLQLARRSVRRFTGRDVTADELTALVAAAQSAPTSSNLQAWSVVAVRDPDRRARLAALAGNQAFIAQAPLFLVWIADLDRARRLARRAGTAVEAADYLESTVLTFVDAALAAQNAVLAAESLGLGSVFVGGVRNHPEEIAAELRLPPHTVAAFGLAVGTPDPDEPAGVKPRLPQAAVLHHEVYRADEADAHIPAYDARLAAYNERYGLAGGWSDRVLARLRGPESMAGRHRLREILERLGLPSH